A region of Maniola jurtina chromosome 7, ilManJurt1.1, whole genome shotgun sequence DNA encodes the following proteins:
- the LOC123866852 gene encoding bifunctional 3'-phosphoadenosine 5'-phosphosulfate synthase isoform X3 → MEVIRLLEAQGIIPKHESTVSGVEELFIYGNRLSSAIEEAGRLPQIEITSLDLQWVQVLSEGWAYPLKGFMRETEYLQALHSNCISLPDGSLVNQSVPVVLPVSTQDKERLAGASAIALLSGGKPVAILRAPEFYPHRKQERCARQFGIYHTGHPYIKMIDESSDWLVGGNLEVFERIRWNDGLDAYRLTPNELRQKFKELKADAVFAFQLRNPIHNGHALLMQDTQRQLTERGYQKPVLLLHPLGGWTKDDDVPLETRINQHKAVLNEGVLDPNSTVLAIFPSPMMYAGPTEVQWHAKCRMNAGANHYIVGRDPAGLPHPNGTGDLYDPRHGAMVLKMAPGLNDLEIIPFRVAAYDCSTGKMAFFDPTRKEDFDFISGTRMRGLAKAGKEPPKGFMAPSAWKVLSEYYQSLKSKMDTN, encoded by the exons ATGGAGGTTATTCGACTGCTCGAAGCTCAG GGCATCATACCTAAACACGAGAGCACAGTGTCCGGGGTAGAAGAACTGTTCATTTACGGCAACAGACTGAGCAGTGCCATCGAAGAAGCCGGCAGGTTGCCTCAGATCGAGATCACTTCCCTCGACTTACAGTGGGTACAG GTACTATCCGAGGGCTGGGCTTATCCTCTCAAAGGGTTTATGAGGGAAACAGAATATTTGCAA GCTCTCCATTCCAATTGCATATCACTCCCTGACGGTTCTCTAGTGAATCAATCAGTCCCGGTAGTGTTGCCCGTGAGCACACAGGACAAAGAGCGGTTAGCCGGTGCTTCCGCGATCGCTTTATTGTCCGGGGGCAAACCGGTCGCGATCCTGCGCGCGCCTGAGTTCTACCCGCACAGGAAACAGGAGCGATGCGCGCGGCAGTTTGGCATCTATCACACTGGACATCCTTATATCAAG ATGATAGATGAGTCGAGTGACTGGCTAGTGGGTGGTAACCTCGAAGTGTTTGAACGCATCCGTTGGAACGACGGCCTGGACGCTTATCGCCTAACTCCCAACGAACTGCGACAGAAGTTCAAGGAACTGAAAGCTGATGCGGTGTTCGCGTTCCAG CTCCGTAACCCCATACACAATGGACACGCGCTTCTGATGCAAGACACGCAGCGGCAACTCACCGAGAGAGGCTACCAGAAACCAGTCTTGCTTCTACATCCCTTGG GCGGTTGGACGAAAGACGACGACGTCCCATTGGAGACGCGCATCAACCAGCACAAGGCGGTTCTCAACGAGGGTGTGTTGGACCCCAACTCCACCGTCCTGGCCATCTTCCCTTCGCCCATGATGTACGCTGGACCCACTGAG GTACAATGGCACGCCAAGTGTCGTATGAACGCGGGGGCGAATCACTACATAGTCGGAAGGGACCCCGCGGGGCTGCCTCATCCCAACGGCACCGGGGATCTATATGACCCCCGCCACGGCGCTATGGTGCTCAAGATGGCGCCCGGACTTAATGATTTAGAG ATAATCCCGTTCCGTGTGGCGGCGTACGACTGTTCGACGGGCAAAATGGCTTTCTTCGATCCCACGCGCAAAGAGGACTTCGACTTCATCTCCGGAACAAGAATGAGAG gtTTGGCTAAAGCAGGCAAGGAACCACCAAAAGGTTTTATGGCACCCAGCGCGTGGAAAGTATTATCAGAATATTATCAATcgttgaaatccaagatggacACAAATTAA
- the LOC123866852 gene encoding bifunctional 3'-phosphoadenosine 5'-phosphosulfate synthase isoform X1, translating to MSLEQRNKKVAETFEKFKIAQWGNDLIRSCAQVATNVVEQKHQVSRAKRSRALGSRAFRGSTVWFTGLSGAGKTSIAFALEAYLVSKGIPAYGLDGDNIRTGLNKNLGFSKEDREENIRRVAEVAKLFADSGVVCLCSFVSPFAEDREVARRTHTDCDLPFFEVFIDTPLEVCEQRDTKGLYKKAREGSIKGFTGITQEYERPEAPELVIQTVGRSIEESTMEVIRLLEAQGIIPKHESTVSGVEELFIYGNRLSSAIEEAGRLPQIEITSLDLQWVQVLSEGWAYPLKGFMRETEYLQALHSNCISLPDGSLVNQSVPVVLPVSTQDKERLAGASAIALLSGGKPVAILRAPEFYPHRKQERCARQFGIYHTGHPYIKMIDESSDWLVGGNLEVFERIRWNDGLDAYRLTPNELRQKFKELKADAVFAFQLRNPIHNGHALLMQDTQRQLTERGYQKPVLLLHPLGGWTKDDDVPLETRINQHKAVLNEGVLDPNSTVLAIFPSPMMYAGPTEVQWHAKCRMNAGANHYIVGRDPAGLPHPNGTGDLYDPRHGAMVLKMAPGLNDLEIIPFRVAAYDCSTGKMAFFDPTRKEDFDFISGTRMRGLAKAGKEPPKGFMAPSAWKVLSEYYQSLKSKMDTN from the exons atgaGTTTAGAACAGCGCAACAAAAAGGTTGCAGAGACCTTTGAGAAATTTAAGATCGCACAGTGGGGCAATGACCTGATAAGATCg TGCGCGCAAGTAGCAACAAATGTAGTGGAGCAAAAGCACCAAGTGTCCAGGGCTAAAAGGAGTAGAGCCCTCGGCAGCCGAGCGTTCCGTGGCAGTACAGTCTGGTTCACTGGCCTCAGTGGTGCCGGCAAGACCAGCATAGCTTTCGCTCTTGAAGCTTACCTCGTTTCTAAAG GTATCCCAGCATACGGCTTAGATGGCGACAACATCAGGACAGGGCTTAACAAGAACCTCGGCTTCAGTAAGGAAGATCGGGAGGAGAACATCAGGCGAGTGGCCGAAGTGGCCAAACTGTTCGCCGACAGTGGCGTTGTGTGTCTATGCAGTTTCGTCTCTCCATTTGCTGAG GACAGAGAAGTAGCTCGTCGCACGCACACAGACTGCGACCTGCCCTTCTTTGAAGTGTTCATCGATACGCCACTCGAGGTGTGCGAACAGAGGGACACCAAGGGCCTTTATAAGAAGGCTAGGGAGGGGTCCATCAAG GGTTTTACCGGTATAACGCAAGAGTATGAGCGTCCGGAAGCACCTGAGCTGGTCATACAAACGGTCGGCCGATCCATTGAGGAGTCGACTATGGAGGTTATTCGACTGCTCGAAGCTCAG GGCATCATACCTAAACACGAGAGCACAGTGTCCGGGGTAGAAGAACTGTTCATTTACGGCAACAGACTGAGCAGTGCCATCGAAGAAGCCGGCAGGTTGCCTCAGATCGAGATCACTTCCCTCGACTTACAGTGGGTACAG GTACTATCCGAGGGCTGGGCTTATCCTCTCAAAGGGTTTATGAGGGAAACAGAATATTTGCAA GCTCTCCATTCCAATTGCATATCACTCCCTGACGGTTCTCTAGTGAATCAATCAGTCCCGGTAGTGTTGCCCGTGAGCACACAGGACAAAGAGCGGTTAGCCGGTGCTTCCGCGATCGCTTTATTGTCCGGGGGCAAACCGGTCGCGATCCTGCGCGCGCCTGAGTTCTACCCGCACAGGAAACAGGAGCGATGCGCGCGGCAGTTTGGCATCTATCACACTGGACATCCTTATATCAAG ATGATAGATGAGTCGAGTGACTGGCTAGTGGGTGGTAACCTCGAAGTGTTTGAACGCATCCGTTGGAACGACGGCCTGGACGCTTATCGCCTAACTCCCAACGAACTGCGACAGAAGTTCAAGGAACTGAAAGCTGATGCGGTGTTCGCGTTCCAG CTCCGTAACCCCATACACAATGGACACGCGCTTCTGATGCAAGACACGCAGCGGCAACTCACCGAGAGAGGCTACCAGAAACCAGTCTTGCTTCTACATCCCTTGG GCGGTTGGACGAAAGACGACGACGTCCCATTGGAGACGCGCATCAACCAGCACAAGGCGGTTCTCAACGAGGGTGTGTTGGACCCCAACTCCACCGTCCTGGCCATCTTCCCTTCGCCCATGATGTACGCTGGACCCACTGAG GTACAATGGCACGCCAAGTGTCGTATGAACGCGGGGGCGAATCACTACATAGTCGGAAGGGACCCCGCGGGGCTGCCTCATCCCAACGGCACCGGGGATCTATATGACCCCCGCCACGGCGCTATGGTGCTCAAGATGGCGCCCGGACTTAATGATTTAGAG ATAATCCCGTTCCGTGTGGCGGCGTACGACTGTTCGACGGGCAAAATGGCTTTCTTCGATCCCACGCGCAAAGAGGACTTCGACTTCATCTCCGGAACAAGAATGAGAG gtTTGGCTAAAGCAGGCAAGGAACCACCAAAAGGTTTTATGGCACCCAGCGCGTGGAAAGTATTATCAGAATATTATCAATcgttgaaatccaagatggacACAAATTAA
- the LOC123866852 gene encoding bifunctional 3'-phosphoadenosine 5'-phosphosulfate synthase isoform X2, producing the protein MDGPSRPKKKLKACAQVATNVVEQKHQVSRAKRSRALGSRAFRGSTVWFTGLSGAGKTSIAFALEAYLVSKGIPAYGLDGDNIRTGLNKNLGFSKEDREENIRRVAEVAKLFADSGVVCLCSFVSPFAEDREVARRTHTDCDLPFFEVFIDTPLEVCEQRDTKGLYKKAREGSIKGFTGITQEYERPEAPELVIQTVGRSIEESTMEVIRLLEAQGIIPKHESTVSGVEELFIYGNRLSSAIEEAGRLPQIEITSLDLQWVQVLSEGWAYPLKGFMRETEYLQALHSNCISLPDGSLVNQSVPVVLPVSTQDKERLAGASAIALLSGGKPVAILRAPEFYPHRKQERCARQFGIYHTGHPYIKMIDESSDWLVGGNLEVFERIRWNDGLDAYRLTPNELRQKFKELKADAVFAFQLRNPIHNGHALLMQDTQRQLTERGYQKPVLLLHPLGGWTKDDDVPLETRINQHKAVLNEGVLDPNSTVLAIFPSPMMYAGPTEVQWHAKCRMNAGANHYIVGRDPAGLPHPNGTGDLYDPRHGAMVLKMAPGLNDLEIIPFRVAAYDCSTGKMAFFDPTRKEDFDFISGTRMRGLAKAGKEPPKGFMAPSAWKVLSEYYQSLKSKMDTN; encoded by the exons ATGGACGGACCTTCAAGGCCTAAGAAAAAGCTTAAAGCG TGCGCGCAAGTAGCAACAAATGTAGTGGAGCAAAAGCACCAAGTGTCCAGGGCTAAAAGGAGTAGAGCCCTCGGCAGCCGAGCGTTCCGTGGCAGTACAGTCTGGTTCACTGGCCTCAGTGGTGCCGGCAAGACCAGCATAGCTTTCGCTCTTGAAGCTTACCTCGTTTCTAAAG GTATCCCAGCATACGGCTTAGATGGCGACAACATCAGGACAGGGCTTAACAAGAACCTCGGCTTCAGTAAGGAAGATCGGGAGGAGAACATCAGGCGAGTGGCCGAAGTGGCCAAACTGTTCGCCGACAGTGGCGTTGTGTGTCTATGCAGTTTCGTCTCTCCATTTGCTGAG GACAGAGAAGTAGCTCGTCGCACGCACACAGACTGCGACCTGCCCTTCTTTGAAGTGTTCATCGATACGCCACTCGAGGTGTGCGAACAGAGGGACACCAAGGGCCTTTATAAGAAGGCTAGGGAGGGGTCCATCAAG GGTTTTACCGGTATAACGCAAGAGTATGAGCGTCCGGAAGCACCTGAGCTGGTCATACAAACGGTCGGCCGATCCATTGAGGAGTCGACTATGGAGGTTATTCGACTGCTCGAAGCTCAG GGCATCATACCTAAACACGAGAGCACAGTGTCCGGGGTAGAAGAACTGTTCATTTACGGCAACAGACTGAGCAGTGCCATCGAAGAAGCCGGCAGGTTGCCTCAGATCGAGATCACTTCCCTCGACTTACAGTGGGTACAG GTACTATCCGAGGGCTGGGCTTATCCTCTCAAAGGGTTTATGAGGGAAACAGAATATTTGCAA GCTCTCCATTCCAATTGCATATCACTCCCTGACGGTTCTCTAGTGAATCAATCAGTCCCGGTAGTGTTGCCCGTGAGCACACAGGACAAAGAGCGGTTAGCCGGTGCTTCCGCGATCGCTTTATTGTCCGGGGGCAAACCGGTCGCGATCCTGCGCGCGCCTGAGTTCTACCCGCACAGGAAACAGGAGCGATGCGCGCGGCAGTTTGGCATCTATCACACTGGACATCCTTATATCAAG ATGATAGATGAGTCGAGTGACTGGCTAGTGGGTGGTAACCTCGAAGTGTTTGAACGCATCCGTTGGAACGACGGCCTGGACGCTTATCGCCTAACTCCCAACGAACTGCGACAGAAGTTCAAGGAACTGAAAGCTGATGCGGTGTTCGCGTTCCAG CTCCGTAACCCCATACACAATGGACACGCGCTTCTGATGCAAGACACGCAGCGGCAACTCACCGAGAGAGGCTACCAGAAACCAGTCTTGCTTCTACATCCCTTGG GCGGTTGGACGAAAGACGACGACGTCCCATTGGAGACGCGCATCAACCAGCACAAGGCGGTTCTCAACGAGGGTGTGTTGGACCCCAACTCCACCGTCCTGGCCATCTTCCCTTCGCCCATGATGTACGCTGGACCCACTGAG GTACAATGGCACGCCAAGTGTCGTATGAACGCGGGGGCGAATCACTACATAGTCGGAAGGGACCCCGCGGGGCTGCCTCATCCCAACGGCACCGGGGATCTATATGACCCCCGCCACGGCGCTATGGTGCTCAAGATGGCGCCCGGACTTAATGATTTAGAG ATAATCCCGTTCCGTGTGGCGGCGTACGACTGTTCGACGGGCAAAATGGCTTTCTTCGATCCCACGCGCAAAGAGGACTTCGACTTCATCTCCGGAACAAGAATGAGAG gtTTGGCTAAAGCAGGCAAGGAACCACCAAAAGGTTTTATGGCACCCAGCGCGTGGAAAGTATTATCAGAATATTATCAATcgttgaaatccaagatggacACAAATTAA